Below is a genomic region from Candidatus Rokuibacteriota bacterium.
GGTTTCGAACCGCCGACCTCTTGCGTGTCAAGCAAGCGCTCTCCCACTGAGCTACGAGCCTGCCTCCCCGGAAAAAACAGTGAACATGCTACAGGATACGCGACAGGCCTGTCAAGGGAGGCGCCCCCGGCCGAGGGCGTTCCTAGCGCAGGAACTGGTTCACGAAGCTGTTGCCGACGATCTGGTAGCTGAACAGGCCGCTGACGGGGAGCCCCTTCTGGCCGAGGATGTCCGGCACGGGCGGGAAGGGCTGGGCCAGGCGCACCGCGTTCATCGCGTACTCGTCGAGGATCTCGACGCCCGAGGAGCGCCTGAGCTCCAGGAGCTGCAGGTGCCCGTCCTTGGCGATGTGGAACTCGATGAGGAGCTGACCGCCGATGCCGCGCTCCCCCGCCTCGCGCGGGTAGATCCACTTCGACTTGATGCGCTCGCGGAGCTTGCCGAAGTAGTCGACGTACTTCGGATCCTGGGTGTCGAGCGGGACGGGCTCGCCCTCGACGCCGCCGTGCCCGTCCCTGAGCCCCCCGCCGCCCCCGGGCCGCCTCAGCATGGCGGCCGGAAGGTCGAGCCCTGCCCTGGTCTTCGCCAGCATCTGCCCTCCCGGCTCGGATGCCGGAGCCGGACGCGCGGCGCCGGGCCTGCCTTCCGAGGGGGTGGACTCCGTGGGCTGAGTCGGGGGGGCGGGGCTCTCGCGCTCGGGGGCGCGGGCCTGAGGCCCGGGGACGGGCGCCGGCTCGGGGGCGCGCGGCGCCGGGGTCTCCGGTGGGGGTGCGGGCGACGCCTTGGCGACCTGCTGCTGGGGGGAGGCCGGCACGGGCGCCGGCTTCGGTGCCTCGGCGACCCTGGGCCGCGCCTCCCGGGCCTTGGGCACTGGCGGCTCCTGGGCGCGGCGCGCGGGCGGCGCCTGCTCCGGCCCCACGGGACGCGCCGGATTGCCGCGCGGGGCCGGCTCCTCGGGCCGGTCGGGGGCGATATCGACGAAGAGCGGCTCCCCGCGCTTGACGATGATCGTCGGTCCGAGGGCGCCCGCCAGGTACACGGAGGCGGCAAGCAGCGCGTGGAGCGCGACCGAGCAGACGAGGGCAACCAGCAAGACCCGCCGCGAACGGTCTGTCGGCAGCCAGATCTTCATACCCCGCGATTATGCCACGGCCCACTCCCGGGGCCCGGCTCCCTGACCACGGCCTGCCAGGCCGCTGGAACCCCCGCATCCTACAGGGTGCGGCCGACGGCCTCCGCCACCGGGCGCAGCTCCCGCATGAGCTGGGCGAACCTGGACGGCTTGAGGGACTGCGGCCCGTCCGACAGGGCCTCCTCCGGCCGCGGGTGCACCTCGACGATGAGCCCGTCGGCCCCGCAGGCCACCGCCCCCTTGGCCATGGCAGGCACGAGGTCCCAGTGGCCCGTCCCGTGGGAGGGGTCCACCACCACCGGCAGGTGCGACAGCTTCTTGATGACCGGAACGGCGTTGAGGTCGAGGGTGAAGCGCGTCGCCGTCTCGAAGGTGCGGATACCCCGCTCGCAGAGGATCACGTTGGGGTTGCCGGCGGACAGGATGTACTCGGCCGAGAGCAGGAACTCCTGGATGCTCGTGGCCATGCCGCGCTTGAGGAGCACGGGCTTGCCCATCTCCCCCACGCGGCGGAGGAGCGTGAAGTTCTGGATGTTGCGCGCGCCGATCTGCAGGACGTCGGCGTACTCCGCCACGAGCTCCACGCTCTCCGTCTCCAGCACCTCGGTGACCACGGGCAGCCCCGTCCGCTTCTTGGCCTCCTTGAGGTACTTGAGCCCCTGCTCCTTGAGCCCCTGGAAGGCGTAGGGCGAGGTGCGAGGCTTGTAGGCCCCGCCTCTGAGGATGCTGGCACCGGCCTGCTTGACGGCCTCGGCCACCTCGAAGACCTGCCCCTCCGACTCCACCGAGCAGGGCCCCGCCATCACGATCACGCGCTGGCCGCCCACGGTCACGCCGTTGACCCGCACCTCGCTCGGCTCCGGCCGGATCTCGCGGCTCGCGAGCTTGAACGGCTGCTGCACGGGCATGACGGCTTCCACCGTCTCCAGCGCCTCCAGCAGCCGCAAGTCGGCCTTGCCGCGCTCCTCACCGACGGCGGCGACGATGGTCTTGAACTCGCCGCGGATGGTGTGGGGCTGGTACCCCAGCTCGAGGACACGCCCGCACACGTGATCGACTTCCGCGTCCGTCACTCCCGACCTGAGCACGATGATCATCTTGTTCTCCTTCGCCTGGGGCGGGCACCGGGCTGTCGCCCGCCCGCCCCCGCCGCAACGTCGCGCCCCGCTGATTCCCGCGCGGGGCGTCAGCCGCCGTCACCCGCGCCGGGTCTCAGTCGCCCTCATCCCGGGCGGGTACCCGGGCTGTCGCCCGCCCGCCCCCGACGGAACCTCACGCCGCGCTCTTTCTCCCGCGGGGCGTCAGCCGCCGTCTCTGTCGCCCGATCTCAGCCGCCGCCCTCACAGGGTGCGCCCGAGGACTTCGGCGAGGGGGCGAAGCTCCCTCATGAGCGCGGCGAAGCGGTCCGGCTTGAGGGACTGCGGCCCATCCGACAGCGCCTCCTCCGGCTTGTTGTGGACCTCGATGATGAGCCCGTCGGCCCCGGCGGCGAGCCCCGCCCGCGCCATCGCGGCCACGTACTCCCAGTGCCCCGTTCCGTGGCTCGGGTCCACCACGACAGGCAGGTGCGAGAGCTTCTTCACGACGGGGACGGCGCTGAGGTCGAGGGTGAAGCGCGTCGCCGTCTCGAAGGTGCGGATGCCCCGCTCGCAGAGGATCACGTTGGGGTTGCCGCCCGCCAGCACGTACTCGGCGGACAGCAGCCACTCCTGGATCGAGGTGGACATGCCGCGCTTGAGGAGCACGGGCTTGCCGCACTCGGCGACCCGCTTGAGCAGGGAGAAGTTCTGGACGTTGCGCGCGCCGATCTGCAGCACGTCGGCGTGCTCCGCGACCACCTCCACCTTGTCGGGCTCCATCACCTCCGTCACCACCGGCAGCCCCGTCTTGCGACTCGCCTCCGCCAGGAGCGCGAGCCCCTCCTCCTCCAGCCCCTGGAAGGCGTAGGGCGAGGTGCGCGGCTTGAACGCCCCGCCCCGGAGCATGTGGGCGCCGCCGTCCCTGACCCCCTCGGCCACGGCCATGAGCTGAGCGCGCGACTCCACCGAGCACGGTCCCGCCATGACGACCACCGGCCGGCCGCCCACCGGCACTTCCCCCACCTTGAACTGGGTGCTCCCGGGGTGGGCTTCGCGGCTCGCGAGCTTGAAGGGCTGGAGGATCCGGACGACCCCCTCCACGGCATCCAGCGACTGGAGCGCCAGGAGCTGTTCCTTCGCGCGATCGTCCCCGACCACGCCAATGATGGTCCGTACCTCCCCCCGGGAGAGGTGGGTCCTGAATCCGAAGTCCACCACCCGCCGGCAGACGTCCTCGATGTCCGCCTCGGTCGATCCCGGCTTCATGATGATGATCATGCCGTGCCTTTCCCGGGCTCCCCTCGCCCGCCGGACGCTCGCGCTCCGCGACTTCCCTCGCCCGATCTCAGCAGCCGTCAACACAAAGAAAAACGCCGCGGGCCTGTTGCCCGCGGCGTTGGGCTCGATCTCGATCGCCACGGGCTGGCGGTTCGTCCGCCCGTGGCTCCCGGAGGCTAGCTCAGGAAAGCCAGTAGGCGGACGGGGGGAAAGTAAAAGTAGAACCGCCAGCCCTGCGCGACCCCGTTCCCCGTCCGTGCCACCGTCTTGCCTCCTGTGCGAAACGTGGGTGCCAGTCTACGAAGCCGCCGGGGGCCTGTCAAGCCCCCCCTTCCCCGGACCCCTGCCCGTTGCGCGCCTGGAGCCACCCGACGATACGGTGGCGATAGTAGTAGAGGGGCAGAGCCACGGCCACGGCGAGGGTGGTAAGGAGCACCACCTGGATGTAGTGGCCGGCCGCGGTCTGGGAGCCCTGGGCTGACAGGATCCAGGTACCCGGCATCCGGCCGAGCCCGGAGACCAGCGCGAACACCCACACCGGCATGGGGCTGATCCCGAAGAGGTAGCAGACCATGTCCTTGGGCAGACCGGGGATGAGATAGATGATGAAGCAGAGGATGGCGCCTTCGGCCTCGACGATGAACCCGAGCCGGGCCCACGTCTCATTGCTCACGAGCTTGCGGACGAAGTGCGCGCCGAGCCAGCGTCCGGCCCCGAAGGCGGCCACGGAGCCCAGGGTGAGTCCGATCGTCGAGTAGACGAAGCCCAGCGACACCCCGAAGAGGTAGCCCCCGAGGAAGCCCGTGGCCTCGCCGGGGACGGGGGAGATGACGACCTGAAGCGCCTGGATGACGATGAAGATCACCGGGGCCAGGATCCCCCATTCCCGCAGGGTCAGCTTCAGGAACTCCTTGTCCTGGTACAGGCGGCGCACGAATCGGTAGCCCGCGAAATCGTCGGCGAGGAGCAGCCAGAGACAGGCCGCGGTGAAGAGGACCGAGCCGCCGGCGAGGACCGTCCAGCGGTAGCGCGAGATCAGATCCCGCATCGCCCCATGGCCGGCGCGTGGCCCGGCGGGTGGGGGCTCATGTCGCGGCAGCCACGGACGTCGGCTCCATGCGGCCGAACCACCCGTACCGGGGCCACCACCGCGGGAGCACCGGATGCCGCGCGGCGAGGCTCGTGAAGGCGGCGAGCCAGCGCGTCGGGGCGTGCATCGCGAAGAGCTGTGCGCACCAGAGGATCCGGTAGGCGCACCGGTAGCGCCCTACCAGCCGGCGGTAGTGCTCGAGCCCTTCGGCGAGACTCGTCCGACCCTCGATGACTGCCTGCACGATCTTGCCGCACTCACCCCCGAAGTAGAGCGCCGGGCGAATGCCCTCGGCGGTGAGCGGCATGCACTGCCCGGCGGCGTCGCCCACCGCGAACAGGTGCCCCACGGTCGGCCGGAGGAGCCGGTTTGGAAAGTAGGTGCCGTGGAAGCTGGTGGCGGCGATGCCGCGGTCGGAGAGGAAGCGATCGAGGGCGGGCTTGAGCTTGGAGGCGCCCACGTAGGAGCCCAGGCCGACGAGGCTCTGCGCGCCCGCCGGGAAGATCCAGCCCAGGCCGCGGCGGATCAGTCCCTTGTCGAGCCAGAAGGAGAGCCCCTCGCCCGTGAGATCTGCGCGCGCCTCCAGGCCGAACGAGTAGATGCCGCCCCGCGGGCGTTCGGGCTGGCCGCCGTTGACCACGGCGCGCCGCCACCCCGAGCAGTCCACCACGACCGGTGCGCTGAAGCGTCCCTCGGTGGTGAGCACGGCCCCCTCCTCGACGCCGGTCACCCGCGTGCGGAGGAAGCGCGCCCGGCACTGAGCGAGCAGGCCCAGGCAGAAGGCCTTGTAGTCGAAGGTGCAGAAGGGCACGGCCGACAGGTCGTACGTCACGCTGCGCCCGGGCGTGCGCACCGTGAGCCGCTCGTGCACCTGGAGCACGCTGCCGGCCACCCCGAGGGTCTGGGGCACCCAGAGCGGGGTGCCGCACGCCGAGGTCTGGACCGCGCCCACCTCGTTGCCGTCGAGGAGAAGGACGTCCCCGCGAAGCTGGCGGGCCACACCGAGCCCCGCGAAGCTCGCTCCGACCACGATCGCATCGTACTCGCGTGCCGACATCTCGCGTCCGCGACCTCCCAGCTTCGCCCGCCTTGCGCGGAGCGCCAGAGGGATACTCCGCCAAGCGCCCGACGATGTCAATTCCGCCCCTTGGCGTCCTCGTACTTGAGCACGCGCACCTTCTCCATGGTGATGAGCCCGCCCGGCATCATGCGGTCCACCAGGGGCAGAACCCGGTCCAGGTGCTCCTGGGAGTCCACCACCTCGATGACGAGCGGCAGGTCGGTGGACAGGCGGAGGATGTTGGCCGTGTGCACGACCGAGGCGGCGCCGAAGCCGGAGACGGCGCGCAGCACGGTGGCCCCGGCGAGCCCCTCGCGCCGGAACAGCTCCAGCAGCGCCACGTGCAGGGGCCGGTGCTCCCACCGGTCGCTCTCGCCGATGAACACGCGCATGAGGACCTGCTCGCCGTCGAGCTTCCGCATCGCTAGGCTCCTCCCCTCGCGGCGGTGAGGACCCGGCCCAGCTCGAGGCCGAGGCCGCACACGAGTAGACAGAGGGTGGTCGTGACCAAGACGTTGAGCGCGGCGTAGAGCCAGTCGCCGCTCTCGAGGAGCTTGAGCGTCTCGTAGGAGAACGACGAGTAGGTGGTGAACCCGCCCAGGACGCCGATCGTGAGGACCAGCCGGACGGCATCGGGGATCACCAGCGTGCTCAGGCCGACCTGCTGGAGCAGGCCGATCAGGAAGGAGCCGAGGACGTTCACCAGGAGCGTGCCGTACGGGAAGTCGGACCCGAGCCAGCGCGCCGCGACGCCACCCGCCCAGTAGCGGGCCCCGGTGCCGAGCGCCCCGCCCAGACAGATGAGGATCAGCCGCACGCGCCAGGCGGGCGAGGCACGACCGCCGGCCGGCTCCCGCTCCACGGCGCTGCGGCCTCGAAGGCCGCAGAGGCGGCGAGCACGGTCCGGTCGGCGTGACGTCGGCCCACGATCTGCAGTCCCACCGGAAGTCCCGAAGCGGTGAAGCCCGCGGGGACGGTGGCGGCAGGTTGGCCCGTGAGATTGAAGGGGAACGTGAAGGGCACCCAGCCGAGCGGCGAGATCGCCCGACCGTTGATCGCGGCCGGCGGGGGACCGGCCGCCGGGAAGGCCGGAACCGGCATCGTCGGGGTGATGAGCAGATCGAAGCGGGCCAGGAAGCGCTGCACCTCACCCCAGAGCTCGCGCCGGCGGCGCGCGGCCTCGAGGTACTGCGCGGCCGTGACTGTCTGGCCGAAGCGCAGGAAGGCGACGAGCGTCCGGTCGAGCTCGCGCTCGGCGTCCGCCAGCCGGCCGCCCCAGGCCGCGAAGGTCTCGGCCGCCGCCATGACGCGGAAGATCTCCTCCGGGTCCTCCCACGTGGGCACCACGGCCTCCACGTGGCAGCCCAGGGACTCGAACTCCACCGCCGCCCGTTCGCACAGCGCGGCCACCTCAGGATCCACGAGGGCCCGGCCCAGGTCCGGCGCCCAGGCGACACTGAGGCCGGCGATGCCCGCGTCGCACGCCGCGAGGAAGAGGCCGCCCGCGTCGGCCGGCAGCGAGTGGCGGTCGCGATCGTCGGGCCCGGCGAGGGCGTCCAGCATGAGGGCCGCATCCCGCACGGTCCGCGCCATGGGGCCCGTGTGTGAGAAGGTCTCCCAGCCGGGAAAGCCGGGCCCGGACGGAACCCGCCCGAACGAGGGCTTGAGCCCGTAGATCCCGCAGAACGAGGCGGGGATGCGGATGGAGCCGCCGCCATCCGTCCCGAGGGCAAAGGGGCCCAGGCCGGCGGCGACGGCTGCGGCTGCGCCGCCGCTGGACCCGCCCGGCGTCATCTCGAGGTTCCAGGGGTTGCGCGTGATCCCGAAGAGCGGGCTGTCGGTCATGCCCTTGTGGCCGAACTCCGGCGTCGCGGTCTTGCCGATGATCACGGCGCCGGCCGCCCTGAGGCGCTCGACGCTGACCGCGTCCTCCTCGGGATAGTGCTCGACGAAGAGCCGCGACCCACCCGTGGTCCGTATGCGGCGGGTGAAGATGAGGTCCTTCACCGAGACAGGCACACCGTGAAGAGGCGGGAGCGGCTCTCCCGAAAGCACGGCCACCTCCGCCGCCAGGGCGGCATCACGCGCTTCCTCCTCGGCGACCGTGCAGAAGGCGTTGAGGAGCGGACCGAGCTCGGCGATGCGCGCCAGGATCGCGTCCGTCACCTCGACCGGGGAGACCTCCCTGTCGCGGATGAGCCCCGCCAGCTCGACGGCCGAGCGCCAGGCGAGGTCGGCGCCGGCCATCAATGCCGGGCCGGGCGCCGCGCGAGAGTCAGGTCCACGTGGGTGGCGCTGGCCCCCTCGATGACCGTCACGCGGCACAGATCCTCGCCCTTCGCGTACTCCGCCCACTGGCCCTTGAAGCCCTCGGGGTTCACGAAGCGCTCGGTGGCCCTCTCCCGCCAGCCGCTCCGGGGCATGAGGCGGCGCACCTCGGCGAGGGTGGCCTCCACGTCGGTCTTGGCGAAGTAAACCAGCTTGGCGGCCGTGACGCCGGCGGTCTCGATGACCACCCAGTCGCGCGAGTAGGGCTGCCACGCTTCGGAGACGGGGACATCGGTGAAGGGCTGGGCCGGCAGGCCCCCCGTGGACGCGCAGGCACCAAGCAGAAGGGCGCAGCCAGCGACGAAGGCTCGCACGGCCCGCATTGTAGCATCAGCGCCCGGAGGGACCGGAGGCTCGCCCGAAGATCGCCTCGAGACAGCGCCGGGTGCGCCGGGGCCCATCACCCGCGGCCAGCGCGGCGTGGAGCCGCCTGAGGTCCGCCTCGGTATCCACGTCGAACCACCGGGGCAGCAGATGTGTCCGGAGTCCGAGCCGCGCGGCCTTCTCCACGGTCAGGGCCAGGACCCGCTCCGTGCTCCACGGGATACCCTCGAAGAGGTCCGGCCGGGGCTGGCGGAGCCCGATGAGGTAGTACCCGCCGTCGTCGCAAGGGCCCAGCACCAGGTCCGCGGCATCCCGCCCGAGGACGTCGGCGGCTTCCAGCACATGCGCCATGGGCAAGGTCGGGCTGTCGCTGTCCAGGGCCATGGCGCCCGGGTGCCCCTGGGCGATCAGGGTCGTCAGGAGCCGCGAGAGCCGCTGCCCCAGGTCCCCCCCCTGCTGAGCGACGAGCCGGAATCCCTCCGGGGCGAGCGCGGCCATGCGCGCGGTCCCGGCCGGCGGCGTGAAGGCCGCCAGCGGCGCGATCCCGGGCAGGGCAGCCAGCGCCTCGAGCCTGTCGAGCAAGAAGCAGCGATAGAGGAGCGTCGCCATCTCGGGGGCCAGCGGCGGGGAGAGCCTCGACTTCACCGGCCCGAGCCCCGGCACCTTCGCCATCACCGCCACGGCCGGCGGGACGACCGATGGGCTGGGGCCTCTCAGGAGGTGCCCGCCCGGAGCAGCACCCACACGTTGAGCCCGACGAAGGCCACGATCGAGGCGGTGGACAGGAAGACGTAGGAGACGTAGACGGCCTCCTGGCGGTTGAGGCCGATCCCCCGCGCGACCCGCCCCCAGAGCGAGTTGCGCACGAAGCTCACGGACTCGTGGTTGAGCGTGGGCATGCCCAGGAGATCCACGAGGACGTGGTAGCCGTCCATCTCGAGGAAGCAGAAGGGGTAGAGGCTCACGAACAGCGACTGCAGCTGAAGGACGGCCGAGGCCGCGAGGAACCCCTTGAGGAGGCCGGGGCCCAGCAGGCTCGCGACCCAGAGGTAAAACGCGCCGAGGAACAGATGCACCAGCGGCCCCACCAGCGCGGCGACGAGGCGGGCCCGCCGCGAGCCCATGAAGATGTCGGTCACGTCGGCATAGAAGGTCGGGATGAAGCCGTGGAGCATCGTGAAGCCGAACTCCCGGACGTGCCGCCCGTAGTGGACGAGGGCCAGCGCGTGGACGACCTGGTGGCTGATCACCGTGAGCCAGAAGAAGAGCTTCACGAGCAGGATGGCCACGATCGGGTGCGCGGCCAGCGCGCTGGAGACCTCGGCCCGGTCGGCCCAGAGCAGCACGGCACCGCGGGCGCCGAGCACCGTGATGAGGCCGAGCCCCACGGCCGCGAACGGGGTGAAGATCACGAAGGCCCCGTAGCGGTAGACGCGCTCGAAGAGGTTGTGAGCCCGACGGCTCGTCACGGTGAGCTTCTCGAGCACCCTGAACGCCGCCTCGGCCGCGCGCACCGCGGGGTTGCGCCGGTGCCGGGCCAGCACCTCCCGCAGGCGGGAGACAGGGCGCATCGTCAGGAGCTCGGCGCGGCGGAGCTTGGAGATGAGGGTCGGGATGATGTCGAAGTCGAAGGCGCCGTAGCGCAGCACGTACGCGGTGGCCATCTCCTGGAGCGACGTGCGCCCGTCCATCTGGTCCCAGAGGAAGCGCTCCGGCTCCGTGAGCTGGATGTAGCGCTCGGTCTGCCGGTTCTTCAGGACATAGGAGGTCGTCCTGCGCACGCCGGAGCGAAGCTCGGCGATCTCGCATTGCTCGAGGGGAATCCGCTGCGGGCGGTGCTGGAGATAGGCGAGCCCGCTCTCGACCTTCTCGATCCGGAAGCTCTCGCCCGCCTCATCGCGGACCAGGAGCTGCATCCGGGCCTTGGGCCTGGGCGTCCCCGTCCCGTCCGGCGTAGCCACGCCCCTATCCCGGTGAGGTGTGCTCGACGTCGAGGCCCGTGGCCTCGAGACCCCAGCGCGTGACCTCCGCCACCAGCTCACCGGAGTCGCGCAGGCGCTTGATGAACACCTGCACGAGCTGGTAGAAGAACGCGGTCGCCGCTCTCGGGCTCGTCTCGATCAGGCGGTCGAGGTTGGCGCGGTCGAGCCCGTAGAGGACGACATCGGTGTCCGCCTGGACAGAAGCCGACCGGGGCTGCCCGTCGAAGAGGCTCATTTCCCCGAAGAAGTCGCCCGGCTCCAGTCGGGCCAGCACCTGGTCCACGCGGCCCGTGACGTGCTTCGAGATGACGACGGTGCCGGAGCGGATCAGGAACATCTCGCTCCCGCGATCGTGCTCGCGGAAGAGGACCTCTCCCGCCCGCAGCCGACGCTCCCTGAGCCAGGGCCACGTGGCCTGGAGCTCACGCTCGGCGATGTTCCTGAACAGGAGCACCTGCCGAAGGAAGGCGAGGTCCGGCGGCGAGGCCACTCAGCGAGATCCGGCGCGGGAGGGGAGGGGGCGCAGCGCGGTCACGTCGCCCAGCGCTTCATCATGACGGTCCGGAGCGCGCGCACCCGCTCGGCGTCGGACGTCTGCCCCGTGCGGGCCACCGCCCGCATCACCGCTGCACGCTCCTCGGCTTCGAGCTCGTAGGCGGCGAGCACCGCGGCGGGATCGCGGACAAGATCGGCGAAGAAGTCCTTGTCGATCATGGCCCGCCCGACGAGCTCCCGGATTCCCAGCCTTCCCATTCATGCCCCCTGCGGAGAGGAGTGTGGCTCCCCGGGGAGATCCGGCCTACGGTGGACCGTGGACATCCGCGGGGGTCGCCCGTGTCGCTCGGACGCGACCGCGAACGGCGCCTCATAGTAGCATGTATTCCCGCCGTGGACGCGCGCGGACGTCGGACAGGGGGACGGCCGACCTCGGGCCTCGTCCCTCGGGAAGGCGTCGACACGACCGTCGAGAGCTCCGTGCGGTCCCGGCCCTGCCGCCCCGGCCGCACGAACGCGCGTCCCGCGGCGATCAGCGCTGTCTGGTGGATTTGGCCCATCACCGGATGGTGCCCTAAACTCCGCTCACATCGACGACGCTTCCAGAGATCACCGAGCCATGAGGAGGACACGCATGCCGCTCTATCTCGACGTGCACCACAAGATCGATGGGCTGACCGGCGCAGCGGTGAGCGACGCCCACCAGAAGGACCTCGAGGTCCAGCACAGGCACGGGGTCAACTACCTCCGCTACTGGTACGACGAGGGCACCGGCAAGGTGTTCTGCCTCGTCCAGGCGCCCAGCAAGGAGGCGGCGGAGGCCGTCCACCGCGAGGCCCACGGGCTCCTCGCCGACGAGATCCACGAGGTGAAGGAAGGGGCGTAGCGGCGCGCGCGACGCCGGTCGCCATGTCCTGCTCGCAGTGCGGCCACGGCAATCCGGCCACGGCCAGGTTCTGCAACAACTGAGGAGCCCAGATCGAGACGGCCTGCCCAGCCTGCGGCCGGGCCAACCCGCCGGGCAGCCGCTTCTGCAACGCGTGTGGCGAGGCCCTCGGCCCGCGGCCGTCCCCGGCCCCGGCTGCCTCGCCCCGGACGGGTCCGGCGGCCTACACGCCCAAGCACCTGGCCGCGCGCATCCTCGCCTCCCGCGAGACGCTCGCCGGCGAGCGCAAGCAGGTCACCGTTCTCTTCGCCGACCTCAAGGGCTCCATGGAGCTGCTCGCCGACCGCGATCCCGAGGAGGCGCGCCGGCTCCTCGACCCGGTCCTCGAGCACATGATGGAGGCCGTGCACCACTACGAGGGCACGGTCAACCAGGTCATGGGCGACGGGATCATGGCGCTGTTCGGCGCGCCCCTCGCCCATGAGGACCACGCCCGCCGCGCCTGCTACGCAGCCCTCCGCATGCTGGCGAGCGTGGAGCGCTACGGTGACGCGGCGCGGCGCAGCCACGGCGTGCCCATCCAGATCCGCGTCGGCCTCAACTCCGGCGAGGTGGGTCCGCGCCATCGGCGGCGACCTGCACATGGACTACACCGCGGTGGGGCAGACGACCCACCTGGCGGCCCGCATGGAGCAGATGGCCAAGCCGGGCTCCATCCTCCTGGCGCCGGCAACCCTGGGTCTCGTCGAGGGATACGTGCAGGTCCGATCCCTGGGGGCGGCGTCCGTCAAGGGGCTCGGCGACCCCGTGGAGGTCTTCGAGCTGGTGGCCGCCACAGCGACCCGGACGCGCCTGCAGGTCGCCGCCGCGCGGGGCCTCACCCGCCTCGTCGGACGCGACGCCGAGCTCGAGCACATGCGCCAAGCCCTCGAGCGGGCGCGGGCCGGGCACGGACAGGTCGTCGCCCTCGTGGGCGAGCCGGGTGTGGGCAAATCCCGGCTGGCATGGGAGCTCGCTCCTAGCGAGAACCCCGGGACTTCACGCCGATTCTTTGGTGGTGACCCCGGCGGGATTCGAACCCGCGATCTCGACCTTGAAAGGGTCGCGTCCTTGGCCAGGCTAGACGACGGGGTCTAAACGCTCATCACTGCGGCGAAAGCACGCGCATCATAGC
It encodes:
- a CDS encoding TonB family protein, encoding MKIWLPTDRSRRVLLVALVCSVALHALLAASVYLAGALGPTIIVKRGEPLFVDIAPDRPEEPAPRGNPARPVGPEQAPPARRAQEPPVPKAREARPRVAEAPKPAPVPASPQQQVAKASPAPPPETPAPRAPEPAPVPGPQARAPERESPAPPTQPTESTPSEGRPGAARPAPASEPGGQMLAKTRAGLDLPAAMLRRPGGGGGLRDGHGGVEGEPVPLDTQDPKYVDYFGKLRERIKSKWIYPREAGERGIGGQLLIEFHIAKDGHLQLLELRRSSGVEILDEYAMNAVRLAQPFPPVPDILGQKGLPVSGLFSYQIVGNSFVNQFLR
- the aroF gene encoding 3-deoxy-7-phosphoheptulonate synthase, whose translation is MIIVLRSGVTDAEVDHVCGRVLELGYQPHTIRGEFKTIVAAVGEERGKADLRLLEALETVEAVMPVQQPFKLASREIRPEPSEVRVNGVTVGGQRVIVMAGPCSVESEGQVFEVAEAVKQAGASILRGGAYKPRTSPYAFQGLKEQGLKYLKEAKKRTGLPVVTEVLETESVELVAEYADVLQIGARNIQNFTLLRRVGEMGKPVLLKRGMATSIQEFLLSAEYILSAGNPNVILCERGIRTFETATRFTLDLNAVPVIKKLSHLPVVVDPSHGTGHWDLVPAMAKGAVACGADGLIVEVHPRPEEALSDGPQSLKPSRFAQLMRELRPVAEAVGRTL
- the aroF gene encoding 3-deoxy-7-phosphoheptulonate synthase — its product is MIIIMKPGSTEADIEDVCRRVVDFGFRTHLSRGEVRTIIGVVGDDRAKEQLLALQSLDAVEGVVRILQPFKLASREAHPGSTQFKVGEVPVGGRPVVVMAGPCSVESRAQLMAVAEGVRDGGAHMLRGGAFKPRTSPYAFQGLEEEGLALLAEASRKTGLPVVTEVMEPDKVEVVAEHADVLQIGARNVQNFSLLKRVAECGKPVLLKRGMSTSIQEWLLSAEYVLAGGNPNVILCERGIRTFETATRFTLDLSAVPVVKKLSHLPVVVDPSHGTGHWEYVAAMARAGLAAGADGLIIEVHNKPEEALSDGPQSLKPDRFAALMRELRPLAEVLGRTL
- a CDS encoding TVP38/TMEM64 family protein, producing MRDLISRYRWTVLAGGSVLFTAACLWLLLADDFAGYRFVRRLYQDKEFLKLTLREWGILAPVIFIVIQALQVVISPVPGEATGFLGGYLFGVSLGFVYSTIGLTLGSVAAFGAGRWLGAHFVRKLVSNETWARLGFIVEAEGAILCFIIYLIPGLPKDMVCYLFGISPMPVWVFALVSGLGRMPGTWILSAQGSQTAAGHYIQVVLLTTLAVAVALPLYYYRHRIVGWLQARNGQGSGEGGA
- a CDS encoding DUF190 domain-containing protein, encoding MRKLDGEQVLMRVFIGESDRWEHRPLHVALLELFRREGLAGATVLRAVSGFGAASVVHTANILRLSTDLPLVIEVVDSQEHLDRVLPLVDRMMPGGLITMEKVRVLKYEDAKGRN
- the crcB gene encoding fluoride efflux transporter CrcB; translation: MRLILICLGGALGTGARYWAGGVAARWLGSDFPYGTLLVNVLGSFLIGLLQQVGLSTLVIPDAVRLVLTIGVLGGFTTYSSFSYETLKLLESGDWLYAALNVLVTTTLCLLVCGLGLELGRVLTAARGGA
- a CDS encoding amidase: MAGADLAWRSAVELAGLIRDREVSPVEVTDAILARIAELGPLLNAFCTVAEEEARDAALAAEVAVLSGEPLPPLHGVPVSVKDLIFTRRIRTTGGSRLFVEHYPEEDAVSVERLRAAGAVIIGKTATPEFGHKGMTDSPLFGITRNPWNLEMTPGGSSGGAAAAVAAGLGPFALGTDGGGSIRIPASFCGIYGLKPSFGRVPSGPGFPGWETFSHTGPMARTVRDAALMLDALAGPDDRDRHSLPADAGGLFLAACDAGIAGLSVAWAPDLGRALVDPEVAALCERAAVEFESLGCHVEAVVPTWEDPEEIFRVMAAAETFAAWGGRLADAERELDRTLVAFLRFGQTVTAAQYLEAARRRRELWGEVQRFLARFDLLITPTMPVPAFPAAGPPPAAINGRAISPLGWVPFTFPFNLTGQPAATVPAGFTASGLPVGLQIVGRRHADRTVLAASAAFEAAAPWSGSRPAVVPRPPGACG
- a CDS encoding TIGR04282 family arsenosugar biosynthesis glycosyltransferase produces the protein MAKVPGLGPVKSRLSPPLAPEMATLLYRCFLLDRLEALAALPGIAPLAAFTPPAGTARMAALAPEGFRLVAQQGGDLGQRLSRLLTTLIAQGHPGAMALDSDSPTLPMAHVLEAADVLGRDAADLVLGPCDDGGYYLIGLRQPRPDLFEGIPWSTERVLALTVEKAARLGLRTHLLPRWFDVDTEADLRRLHAALAAGDGPRRTRRCLEAIFGRASGPSGR
- a CDS encoding cyclic nucleotide-binding domain-containing protein, with amino-acid sequence MASPPDLAFLRQVLLFRNIAERELQATWPWLRERRLRAGEVLFREHDRGSEMFLIRSGTVVISKHVTGRVDQVLARLEPGDFFGEMSLFDGQPRSASVQADTDVVLYGLDRANLDRLIETSPRAATAFFYQLVQVFIKRLRDSGELVAEVTRWGLEATGLDVEHTSPG
- a CDS encoding DUF4242 domain-containing protein, with translation MPLYLDVHHKIDGLTGAAVSDAHQKDLEVQHRHGVNYLRYWYDEGTGKVFCLVQAPSKEAAEAVHREAHGLLADEIHEVKEGA